A DNA window from Vicinamibacterales bacterium contains the following coding sequences:
- a CDS encoding cupin domain-containing protein, with product MTRRAAVTFAVLCLANTAAAQSTPSSAMTAAEVGAALEAAAAATPDMAVARMVNTDAYRVNVVRRTTPQGAIAHGVGTEVHYIVSGTATLVTGGRLERPAGARAGTPATIADGVPRIVHPGDIVLVPVGTPHWYSRIDEPLTYLEVRFDVKTP from the coding sequence ATGACCCGACGTGCCGCCGTGACCTTCGCCGTCCTCTGCCTGGCCAACACCGCCGCCGCGCAGTCCACGCCGTCCTCCGCCATGACCGCCGCCGAGGTGGGCGCGGCGCTGGAGGCGGCCGCGGCGGCCACGCCCGACATGGCGGTGGCGCGGATGGTCAACACCGACGCCTACAGAGTCAACGTCGTGCGGCGCACGACGCCGCAGGGCGCCATCGCCCACGGCGTCGGCACCGAGGTGCACTACATCGTGTCCGGAACCGCCACCCTCGTGACCGGCGGCCGCCTGGAGCGTCCGGCCGGGGCACGCGCCGGGACTCCCGCCACGATCGCGGACGGCGTGCCCCGGATCGTCCATCCTGGCGACATCGTCCTGGTGCCGGTAGGCACGCCGCATTGGTACAGCCGCATCGACGAGCCCCTCACCTATCTCGAGGTCCGCTTCGACGTGAAGACGCCGTGA
- a CDS encoding pitrilysin family protein yields MIAVDRSRLPAPGAARPFLFPSIEERRLPSGVDVRMVAHTAAPVVSLVALVRGGLSADPPDRLGLAAFTADLLDDGAGALDGPGLGDALARIGADVDIQVWPDATVLAITTLARHAGRGVQLLADLVRRPHFQAADVERVRGLRLDRLRQMRAQAAAVADRAFMRAIYESHPYGHFAIGDEAGVTAVSADEVRAFHLGAYVPAATTIVVAGDVDPAAAHALVAGAFGDWSGPAATASDARHGATPEPRQRVLLVPRQGAPQSEIRVGQISAARSTPDYHALLLWNTVLGGQFVSRLNLNLRQARGYTYGVRSGFDFRRDRGPFSIHTSVQTRVTGDAVGEILREVAELMSTVPVTADELARAKAAVGLGYPRGFETAQQVARSVAALALHGLDADHFAQFVPRLTAVTLEDVAAAAARHVRPDALTAVVVGDPDAVAQGLLDRGLAAERTADTA; encoded by the coding sequence ATGATCGCCGTCGATCGCTCGCGCCTGCCCGCGCCCGGCGCGGCCCGGCCCTTCCTCTTCCCGTCGATCGAGGAGCGGCGGCTGCCCAGCGGTGTCGACGTCCGCATGGTGGCACACACGGCCGCGCCCGTCGTCTCGCTGGTGGCGCTCGTGCGAGGTGGTCTCTCCGCGGACCCGCCGGATCGGCTCGGCCTCGCGGCCTTCACGGCCGACCTGCTCGACGACGGCGCCGGCGCGCTCGACGGCCCCGGCCTGGGTGATGCCCTGGCGCGCATCGGCGCCGACGTCGACATCCAGGTCTGGCCGGACGCCACCGTGCTCGCCATCACGACGCTGGCGCGTCACGCCGGCCGCGGCGTCCAACTGCTCGCGGACCTCGTGCGCCGGCCGCACTTCCAGGCCGCCGACGTCGAGCGCGTCCGCGGCCTGCGCCTCGACCGGCTGCGCCAGATGCGCGCGCAGGCTGCGGCCGTCGCGGACCGCGCGTTCATGCGCGCGATCTACGAGTCGCATCCCTACGGTCACTTCGCCATCGGCGACGAGGCCGGGGTCACGGCCGTCTCGGCCGACGAGGTCCGGGCCTTCCACCTCGGCGCGTACGTGCCCGCGGCGACCACCATCGTCGTGGCCGGTGACGTCGACCCTGCCGCGGCGCACGCGCTCGTCGCCGGCGCCTTCGGCGACTGGAGCGGCCCGGCTGCCACGGCGTCCGACGCGCGTCATGGCGCCACACCCGAGCCCCGGCAGCGGGTGCTCCTCGTGCCGCGCCAGGGGGCTCCGCAGTCCGAGATCAGGGTGGGGCAGATTTCGGCCGCCCGCAGCACGCCGGACTACCACGCGCTGCTGCTCTGGAACACGGTGCTCGGAGGCCAGTTCGTCAGCCGCCTGAACCTCAACCTGCGCCAGGCGCGGGGCTACACCTACGGCGTGCGATCCGGGTTCGACTTCCGTCGGGATCGCGGGCCGTTCAGCATCCACACGAGCGTGCAGACCCGGGTGACGGGCGATGCGGTCGGTGAGATCCTCCGCGAGGTGGCGGAGCTGATGTCGACCGTGCCCGTCACGGCCGACGAACTGGCCCGTGCGAAGGCCGCGGTGGGCCTGGGCTATCCCCGCGGCTTCGAGACCGCGCAGCAGGTGGCCCGGTCCGTCGCGGCCCTGGCCCTGCACGGCCTGGACGCCGATCACTTCGCGCAGTTCGTCCCGCGTCTCACTGCCGTGACGCTCGAGGACGTCGCGGCCGCGGCAGCCCGCCACGTCCGTCCGGACGCGCTCACGGCCGTCGTCGTCGGGGATCCGGACGCCGTGGCGCAGGGACTCCTGGACCGCGGCCTCGCGGCCGAGCGGACCGCCGATACCGCCTGA
- a CDS encoding FAD-dependent oxidoreductase: MRRMQRRRFVHTLGLAAASLATRSVALTARAPRRVAVIGGGIMGASIAYHLAKRGAEVHLFEKRAPASGATANSFAWINAGSKRPRGYFDLNHLGMAGWRRLQHELGPQTLVVQWGGTVQWQAEADRAEAFRRAVAAQQAWGYNTRLVDVPEMRQLVPALEPGPVSAASFCDEEGTVDPVGAANLLLDAARRHGAVVRHPAGVSSFDMAGSTVSGVRVNGEAVAVDTVVVATGVEMPDIGKQLGLDIPMEESPGLLAHTKRHARLVDRVLVAPGATLKQLPNGEVVAGVDFGGSPSRDTSAAMGARLLEGASRFVPKLREAALDRVTLGFRVLPADGQPIIGRPVSRPNVYLAAMHSGITLCPAVGQLAAIEILDQVEVDFLKPYRLERFARSR, encoded by the coding sequence ATGCGCCGCATGCAGCGCCGCCGCTTCGTCCACACGCTCGGGCTCGCCGCCGCGTCGCTCGCCACCCGGTCCGTCGCGCTCACCGCGCGGGCGCCGAGGCGCGTCGCCGTGATCGGCGGCGGCATCATGGGCGCGTCGATCGCGTACCACCTGGCCAAGCGCGGCGCCGAGGTCCACCTCTTCGAGAAGCGCGCGCCGGCCTCCGGCGCCACGGCCAACTCGTTTGCCTGGATCAACGCCGGCTCCAAGCGGCCGCGCGGCTACTTCGACCTGAACCACCTCGGCATGGCCGGCTGGCGGCGCCTTCAGCACGAGCTGGGGCCCCAGACGCTCGTGGTGCAGTGGGGGGGCACGGTGCAGTGGCAGGCCGAGGCGGACCGCGCCGAGGCGTTCCGCCGTGCCGTGGCGGCGCAGCAGGCGTGGGGCTACAACACCCGGCTCGTGGACGTGCCCGAGATGCGGCAGCTGGTGCCGGCCCTGGAGCCAGGGCCCGTCTCGGCCGCCAGCTTCTGCGACGAGGAAGGCACGGTGGACCCGGTCGGCGCCGCGAACCTGCTGCTCGACGCCGCCCGGAGGCACGGCGCCGTCGTGCGGCACCCGGCCGGGGTGTCGTCGTTCGACATGGCCGGATCGACGGTGTCGGGCGTACGCGTGAACGGCGAGGCCGTGGCCGTCGACACCGTGGTCGTCGCCACGGGCGTCGAGATGCCCGACATCGGGAAGCAGCTCGGCCTCGACATCCCCATGGAGGAATCGCCCGGCCTCCTCGCGCACACGAAGCGGCACGCGCGGCTCGTGGACCGCGTGCTGGTGGCGCCGGGCGCGACGCTCAAGCAGCTCCCGAACGGCGAGGTCGTCGCGGGCGTGGACTTCGGCGGGTCGCCGTCGCGCGACACCAGCGCGGCCATGGGCGCGCGGCTGCTGGAGGGCGCGAGCCGCTTCGTGCCGAAGCTCCGCGAGGCGGCGCTCGACCGCGTCACGCTGGGCTTCCGCGTGCTGCCCGCCGACGGCCAGCCCATCATCGGGCGGCCGGTGTCACGGCCGAACGTGTATCTCGCCGCCATGCACAGCGGCATCACGCTGTGCCCGGCCGTCGGACAGCTCGCGGCCATCGAGATCCTCGACCAGGTCGAGGTGGACTTCCTGAAGCCGTACCGGCTGGAGCGCTTCGCCCGCTCGAGGTAG
- a CDS encoding amidase — protein sequence MSVGAGSSIVEAAAALARGRVTSEALTEQCLERIARLNPRLNAFIHVASARAIEAARAADRARSAGQSVPALHGIPLSLKDLIDEAGIATTAGSLVRRDAVAASDAPITARLRAAGAVLVGKTNLHEFAFGTTNEDSGFGAARNPVDDTRVPGGSSGGSAAAVAAGLSLASIGTDTGGSIRIPAAACGVVGLKPTWGEIPADGVVPLSRQLDHVGPLARTVTDAWLVHETLAGRPPGAGARLAPRPVEGLRLGLLRGYFAERLDPEVEAVFDAAVERLRRQGASIEPVEIAHARDIGPIYLHLVLADAAAYHAAALESRPEDYTPNVRIRLEMGRYVLAEDYVRALAGREVVARELEAALGGRDALLCPTMPVPAPPLGAATVPVGATSEPVRTAMLRLTQPFNLSRQPALSLPCGSTASAGMPVGLQLAGHVGRTEALLEVGLAVERTLAG from the coding sequence ATGAGCGTCGGCGCCGGAAGCAGCATCGTGGAGGCGGCCGCGGCGCTCGCGCGCGGCCGCGTCACGTCCGAAGCCCTCACCGAGCAGTGCCTGGAGCGCATCGCCCGCCTGAATCCCAGGCTGAACGCGTTCATCCACGTCGCGTCCGCCCGGGCGATCGAGGCCGCGCGTGCCGCCGACCGCGCGCGGAGCGCGGGGCAGTCGGTCCCGGCGCTGCACGGCATTCCCCTGTCGCTCAAGGACCTCATCGACGAGGCCGGCATCGCCACGACCGCCGGGTCCCTCGTGCGCAGGGACGCCGTGGCCGCCAGCGACGCGCCGATCACCGCGCGGCTGCGCGCGGCCGGCGCCGTGCTGGTCGGCAAGACGAACCTCCACGAGTTCGCGTTCGGCACGACGAACGAGGACTCCGGCTTCGGCGCGGCGCGGAACCCGGTGGACGACACGCGGGTCCCGGGCGGATCGAGCGGAGGGTCGGCCGCCGCGGTCGCCGCGGGGCTGTCGCTGGCGTCGATCGGCACCGACACCGGAGGGTCGATCAGGATTCCGGCGGCCGCGTGCGGCGTGGTGGGCCTGAAGCCGACGTGGGGCGAGATCCCGGCCGACGGCGTCGTGCCGCTCAGCCGCCAGCTGGATCACGTCGGGCCGCTCGCCCGGACCGTGACCGACGCGTGGCTGGTCCACGAGACGCTCGCGGGCAGACCGCCCGGCGCCGGCGCGCGCCTGGCGCCTCGCCCGGTCGAGGGGCTGCGGCTCGGTCTCCTCCGCGGCTATTTCGCCGAGCGGCTGGATCCCGAGGTGGAGGCGGTGTTCGACGCCGCGGTCGAACGCCTGCGCCGCCAGGGCGCGTCGATCGAGCCCGTGGAGATCGCGCATGCGCGCGACATCGGCCCGATCTACCTCCACCTGGTCCTGGCGGATGCCGCGGCCTACCACGCGGCCGCGCTCGAGTCACGGCCGGAGGACTACACGCCGAACGTGCGCATCAGGCTGGAGATGGGCCGCTACGTCCTCGCCGAGGACTACGTGCGCGCGCTCGCGGGGCGCGAGGTCGTCGCGCGCGAGCTCGAGGCGGCGCTTGGCGGACGCGATGCCCTGCTGTGCCCCACCATGCCGGTGCCGGCGCCTCCGCTCGGGGCCGCGACGGTGCCGGTGGGCGCGACGAGCGAGCCCGTGCGCACCGCGATGCTTCGCCTGACGCAGCCCTTCAATCTCAGCCGGCAGCCCGCGCTGTCGCTGCCCTGCGGCTCGACCGCCAGCGCCGGGATGCCCGTGGGCCTGCAGCTCGCTGGCCATGTCGGCCGGACCGAGGCGCTGCTGGAGGTGGGGCTGGCGGTGGAGCGGACGCTGGCCGGCTGA
- the pyk gene encoding pyruvate kinase, producing the protein MRHTKIVATLGPATSDDATLDALIAAGAEVLRLNFSHGTHDTHRATFTRARAAADRAGRHVAIMQDLSGPKIRTGLLEGGQPIALREGDTLVIATGDFVGGAGRVSTPYAELARSVRGGDRLLLDDGRIELAVQSSDGVAITTRVVNGGLLAEHKGINAPEVVLPSGAITAKDAEDLAFGLALGVDLVALSFVQSAADVERARALAIEHGVPDVPLVAKLERPEAIARLDEILDHADAVMVARGDLGLEVPFERVPRVQKDVLRTAAARGIPAIVATQVLESMREEPRPTRAEVSDAAGAVDMGAGAIMLAGETAAGKFPVRAIEALDAIIRDAESDGVRRPIAVPRASGDGPWDHAAGLADAAIGLAARSHAGAIVAVTREGRTARMLSSGRPTAPIYAATDRPEVARRLALWWGVVPLVMSLEGDVDSVAARVVDELRGMGALTASPTAVIVNVSPDLDRGASNFVRIRRA; encoded by the coding sequence GTGAGGCATACCAAGATCGTCGCCACCCTCGGGCCGGCCACCTCGGACGACGCCACGCTCGACGCGCTCATCGCGGCTGGCGCCGAGGTCCTGCGCCTCAACTTCTCCCACGGCACGCACGACACGCACCGCGCCACCTTCACCCGCGCCCGGGCCGCCGCGGACCGCGCCGGACGGCACGTGGCCATCATGCAGGACCTGAGCGGCCCGAAGATCCGGACCGGGCTGCTCGAGGGCGGGCAGCCGATCGCGCTGCGCGAGGGCGACACGCTCGTCATCGCGACCGGCGACTTCGTCGGCGGCGCCGGCCGCGTGTCCACGCCGTACGCCGAGCTCGCCCGCTCCGTCCGCGGCGGTGATCGCCTGCTGCTGGACGACGGCCGCATCGAGCTCGCCGTGCAGTCGAGCGACGGCGTGGCCATCACGACGCGCGTGGTCAATGGCGGCCTGCTGGCCGAGCACAAGGGCATCAACGCGCCGGAGGTGGTGCTGCCGTCCGGGGCCATCACGGCCAAGGACGCGGAGGACCTGGCGTTCGGCCTCGCGCTGGGCGTGGACCTCGTGGCGCTGAGCTTCGTGCAGTCCGCGGCGGACGTGGAGCGCGCCCGCGCGCTGGCCATCGAGCATGGCGTGCCCGACGTGCCGCTCGTCGCCAAGCTGGAGCGGCCCGAGGCCATCGCGCGGCTGGACGAGATCCTCGACCACGCCGATGCCGTGATGGTCGCGCGCGGCGACCTCGGGCTCGAGGTGCCGTTCGAGCGCGTGCCCAGGGTCCAGAAGGACGTGCTCAGGACGGCCGCGGCGAGGGGGATTCCCGCCATCGTCGCGACGCAGGTCCTCGAGTCGATGCGCGAGGAGCCGCGTCCGACGCGCGCCGAGGTGAGCGACGCGGCTGGCGCCGTGGACATGGGCGCCGGCGCCATCATGCTCGCGGGCGAGACCGCGGCGGGGAAGTTCCCGGTCAGGGCGATCGAGGCGCTCGACGCCATCATCCGCGACGCCGAGTCGGACGGCGTGCGGCGTCCGATCGCGGTCCCGCGCGCCAGCGGCGACGGCCCGTGGGACCACGCCGCCGGACTCGCCGACGCCGCCATCGGGTTGGCGGCCCGATCGCACGCGGGCGCCATCGTGGCCGTGACGCGCGAAGGACGCACCGCGCGCATGCTGTCGAGCGGGCGGCCCACCGCCCCGATCTACGCGGCCACCGATCGCCCGGAGGTGGCGCGCCGGCTCGCGCTCTGGTGGGGCGTGGTGCCCCTGGTGATGTCGCTCGAGGGCGACGTGGACTCCGTGGCCGCGCGCGTGGTGGACGAGCTGCGGGGCATGGGCGCGCTGACGGCCTCGCCCACGGCCGTCATCGTGAACGTCAGCCCCGACCTGGACCGCGGCGCGTCGAACTTCGTCCGTATCCGCCGCGCCTGA
- a CDS encoding O-methyltransferase: MRPLTPPAVDAYLDGLSRPPHPVLARIREEGRTAGIPIVDPLTGALLHGLARTAGATRVLEIGTAIGYSAVWLATALPPSGLLVSLERDPARATTARAYFADAGLDDRINVVVGEASRYLHKLAGPFDLIFQDADKTEYGPMLDALARLLRPGGVLVTDNVLWYGEVVPGLVDAPAKPPDQTAAIAEYNQRLAADPRFTTSWLPVGDGVAISVKHLQGPETGDPGPGTDGR, from the coding sequence ATGCGTCCCTTGACGCCTCCGGCGGTCGACGCCTACCTGGACGGCCTGTCGCGCCCGCCGCATCCGGTGCTGGCGCGCATCCGCGAGGAGGGCCGAACCGCCGGCATTCCCATCGTCGACCCGCTGACTGGCGCGCTGCTGCACGGGCTGGCCCGGACGGCCGGCGCCACGCGCGTCCTCGAGATCGGAACCGCGATCGGCTACTCCGCGGTATGGCTGGCCACGGCCCTGCCGCCGTCGGGCCTGCTCGTGTCGCTCGAGCGCGATCCCGCGCGTGCGACGACGGCCCGCGCCTACTTCGCCGACGCCGGACTCGACGACCGGATCAACGTGGTGGTCGGCGAGGCCAGCCGCTACCTGCACAAGCTGGCGGGGCCTTTCGATCTCATCTTCCAGGACGCCGACAAGACCGAGTACGGACCGATGCTCGATGCGCTCGCCCGCCTCCTGCGGCCGGGCGGCGTGCTCGTGACCGACAACGTCCTGTGGTACGGCGAAGTCGTGCCGGGGCTGGTGGACGCGCCGGCGAAACCACCCGACCAGACGGCGGCGATCGCGGAGTACAACCAGCGCCTGGCCGCCGATCCTCGCTTCACGACCAGCTGGCTGCCCGTGGGCGACGGCGTCGCGATTTCGGTGAAGCACCTGCAGGGACCGGAGACCGGGGACCCGGGACCAGGAACGGACGGGCGATGA